The genomic DNA GCCGCCGGTGTCCATCAGGATGCCGCCTTCGAGCTGGTACACGGCTTTCAGGCCGTCGCCCAGGTCTTCGCTGCCCTTGATGCCCCAGCGCGACGTGTTCATGCCGCCCGAGCTGACGCGCGTGACGGCATGGCCGTTGGCGGCCGCGTTGGAAGCGTAATCGATGCCCGTATCGAGCAGGCCATACAGGGTGACGGCGGATTGAGCGTGGGACGGGATGGCGGCAAGGCCGGCCACGACGGCCAGGGCGCCGGTGGCGAGGGTAGTGCTTTTCACAAATTGTCTCCTGGGTTTATAGTGCTGCTGCTTGCCCTCGTGGCGGGGCATGGACGTACTATAGATTCGTCAACCTTTCAAAATGCTTTCAGAACGATGCGCATACTTCTGGTCGAAGACCACACCGAACTGCAACACTGGCTGGCCAAGGCGCTGCGCGACGCGCACCTGACAGTCGAGTGTGCGACCAACGGCGCCGATGCCGATGCGCTGCTGCACACGCAGGAGTATGCACTCGTCATCCTCGACCTGACCTTGCCGAAGATGGACGGGCTGGAGGTGCTCAAGCGCCTGCGCGCCCGCGGTGGTGCCGGCGCCAAGACGCCCGTGCTGATCCTGACGGCGCGCGGCGGCCTGGAAGACCGCGTGCAGGGCCTGAACCTGGGCGCGGACGACTACCTGGCCAAGCCGTTCGAACTGGTCGAACTGGAGGCAAGAGTCAAGGCCCTGCTGCGCCGCGGCCTGGGCAACGAAGCGCTGGTGTACCGTTGCGGCGCGCTGGCGTTCGACACCGTCAGCCGGATGTTCACCTACTATGACCAAAGCCTGGCATTGACGCCGCGCGAGCATGCGGTGCTGGAAGCTTTGATCACGAAGAGCGGCCGCGCCGTGGCCAAGGAGAAGCTGTTCGACGAGGTGTTCGCACTGGCCGACGACGCCAACCTCGATGCGATCGAGCTGTACATCCACCGCGTGCGCAAGAAGCTGGAAAGCAGCCAGCCGGGTGCTGCCGCCATCACGACCTTGCGCGGCATCGGCTACGTGCTGCAGCCGCGCGACCCGGCTTGAGATGACTGCGCCGGCCCAGCACCCGCCGAACGCCACGCTCGGCAGCCTGCGCGGCCAGCTGCTGCGCTGGCTGCTGCTGCCGCTGGTGGTGCTGGAGGTGCTCAATACTGTCTCGGCCTACCACAACGCGCTGGACGCGGCCGATATCGCCTACGACCGCTCGCTGCTGGCCTCCACCCGGGCGCTGGCCGAGCGCGTCTCGATCAGTGGCGGCAAGGTCGTGGCCGACGTCCCGTACGTTGCGCTGGACAGCTTCGAGACCGACACGCTGGGCCGCATCTACTACAAGGTAACGGGCTTGAAAGGCGAGACGGTCTCCGGCTACGACGACCTGCCGCCGGTGCCGCAGCACGTGCCGCGCTCGGAAAGCTACCCGGCGCTGGTGCGCTTCTACCATGCGCAGTACAACGGCCAGCCGATCCGCATCGCCGCCCTGCTGCAGCCGGTGTACGACGACTCGATGCGCGGCATCGCGCTGATCCAGGTGGGCGAAACGCTGGACGCGCGGCGCGGCCTGACCAACAAGATTCTGCTCGACACGGTGCTGTGGCAGGCCGGCCTGGTGGCGGCGGCGGCGCTGTTGATCTGGTTTGCCGTGCGCCTGGTCCTGCAGCCGCTGATGCGCCTGAAGCGCGAGGTGGAGAGCCGCAGCGTCTCGGACCTGTCCGACCTCGATCCGGCGCTGGTGCACCGCGAGGTGCGGCCGCTGGTGGAAGCGATGAACGCATCGATGTCGCGCATCGCGGGCCTGATCAACAGCCAGCGCCGCTTCATCGCGGACGCCTCGCATCAATTGCGCACGCCGCTGACGGTGCTGCGCACGCAGACCGAGATGGCGCAGCGCGAGGTGGAGCGCCATGGCGCGCCGGCGGCGGTGACGGACGTCCTGGCCGGCATCGCAGCCACCACCGACTCCGCCGTGCACCTGGCCAACCGCCTGCTGACCTTGGCCCGCATCGAGCACAGCAAGGGCAGCCTGGCCGAGCCGGTGGCGCTGCGCGCGCTGGTGCAGCAGGTCGCGCTGGAGCTGGCGCCGAACGCCGTGCGGGCGCGCATCGACCTGGCGCTGGAGGCGCCCGCCGAAGTGATGGTGACGGGACAGGAGCTGCTGCTGCACGAGCTGGTGGCCAACCTGGTCGACAACGCGCTGCGCTATACGCCGGCTGGCGGTGCCGTCGTGCTGCGCGTTCGCGCGGACGGCGGCCAGGCCGTATTGGAAGTGGAAGACGGTGGTCCCGGCATCCCTGCGGCCGAGCGCGAACGGGTGTTCGCGCCGTTCTACCGTGCGGCGGCGTCGATGCAGGTGAATCCGGGCGGGGCTGGATTGGGGTTGGCCATCGTTAGCGATATCGCCTCGCTGCACGGAGCGACGCTGGCGCTGCTGGACGGGGCCAGCGGTCGG from Pseudoduganella armeniaca includes the following:
- a CDS encoding response regulator — protein: MRILLVEDHTELQHWLAKALRDAHLTVECATNGADADALLHTQEYALVILDLTLPKMDGLEVLKRLRARGGAGAKTPVLILTARGGLEDRVQGLNLGADDYLAKPFELVELEARVKALLRRGLGNEALVYRCGALAFDTVSRMFTYYDQSLALTPREHAVLEALITKSGRAVAKEKLFDEVFALADDANLDAIELYIHRVRKKLESSQPGAAAITTLRGIGYVLQPRDPA
- a CDS encoding sensor histidine kinase, producing MTAPAQHPPNATLGSLRGQLLRWLLLPLVVLEVLNTVSAYHNALDAADIAYDRSLLASTRALAERVSISGGKVVADVPYVALDSFETDTLGRIYYKVTGLKGETVSGYDDLPPVPQHVPRSESYPALVRFYHAQYNGQPIRIAALLQPVYDDSMRGIALIQVGETLDARRGLTNKILLDTVLWQAGLVAAAALLIWFAVRLVLQPLMRLKREVESRSVSDLSDLDPALVHREVRPLVEAMNASMSRIAGLINSQRRFIADASHQLRTPLTVLRTQTEMAQREVERHGAPAAVTDVLAGIAATTDSAVHLANRLLTLARIEHSKGSLAEPVALRALVQQVALELAPNAVRARIDLALEAPAEVMVTGQELLLHELVANLVDNALRYTPAGGAVVLRVRADGGQAVLEVEDGGPGIPAAERERVFAPFYRAAASMQVNPGGAGLGLAIVSDIASLHGATLALLDGASGRGLLVRVTWPAADER